In one window of Vanessa atalanta chromosome 10, ilVanAtal1.2, whole genome shotgun sequence DNA:
- the LOC125066697 gene encoding dnaJ homolog subfamily C member 25 homolog translates to MIYSYKGVIFIILVCHITLAFTADHLLEGIYCGKENCYEVLGVTREATKNEIGRAYRQLAKRFHPDLHRGEKEKKEAEEKFKQIATAYEILRDDEERTDYDYMLDNPQSYYAHYYRYYRRRLAPKVDVRIVLAVTITIISIIQYYSAWSKYDTAIKYFMTIPKYRNRALDIAKAEAKELQVKNKGPKKSKAELKEEQDRIIRRVIEENMDIKGAYAKPEIMDILWIQIIILPYTISYYIYWYLRWFWKFTILKQPYGTEEKLYIIRKYMKLGLHQFNALEDEEKQEYLDEELWIKDNFTIWKEKKDEETKKSLAENNKYKQYRRYIKQHGVGRMTFDDS, encoded by the coding sequence atgatatattcttataaaggtgttatatttattatattagtatgtcACATAACGTTGGCATTCACAGCCGATCACCTACTCGAAGGTATATATTGCGGTAAAGAAAACTGCTATGAAGTTTTGGGTGTCACCAGAGAAGCCACTAAGAACGAGATTGGCAGAGCTTACAGACAATTAGCGAAAAGGTTTCACCCAGACTTGCATAGAGGtgagaaagaaaagaaagagGCTGaagaaaaattcaaacaaatagCAACCGCTTACGAAATCCTTCGAGATGACGAAGAAAGAACAGATTATGACTACATGTTGGATAACCCTCAGTCGTACTATGCTCATTATTACAGATATTACCGTCGCCGATTGGCACCTAAAGTAGACGTGAGAATTGTTCTGGCTGTAACAATAACTATTATATccataatacaatattacagtGCGTGGTCAAAGTATGATACAGCCATAAAATACTTTATGACAATTCCCAAGTACAGAAATCGTGCATTAGATATTGCTAAAGCTGAAGCAAAAGAGTTACAGGTAAAAAATAAAGGCCCAAAGAAATCTAAGGCAGAATTAAAAGAAGAACAGGACAGAATAATAAGACGTGTAATAGAAGAGAATATGGACATAAAAGGGGCATATGCTAAACCCGAAATTATGGACATACTTtggatacaaataataatattaccatacacaatatcatattatatttactggTATTTAAGATGGTTCTGGAAATTTACTATTCTTAAGCAACCATATGGAACTGAAGAGAAGTTGTATATAATcagaaaatatatgaaactgGGCCTCCACCAGTTCAATGCCTTAGAGGATGAAGAGAAACAAGAGTACTTAGATGAAGAATTGTGGATAAAggataattttacaatatggAAAGAAAAGAAAGATGAAGAAACGAAAAAGTCATTAGCAGAGAACAACAAGTATAAGCAATATAGGAGGTATATCAAACAACATGGAGTAGGACGGATGACCTTCGACGACTCATGa